The sequence ATAATTGTTTTCCTGAACAACATGGGAACCTCTATAAAAATGGACGAGTTCGAGCAATTAATGATATTCATCAATCGGATTTAGATCCCTGTCATCTGAATTTTTTAGCTGCGTTACAAGTCCGAGCTAATTTAGTTGTCCCGATATTAATGGGGGGAGAAACAGAACAAAATCAATCTAATAATCAACTTTGGGGATTATTAATTGCTCATGAATGTAGTCATCCTCGCTATTGGAAATCTTGGGAAATTGAAGGATTACAACAACTCGCAGATCAATTAGCGATTGCTATTAAACAAGCACAACTTTATACCCAAGTTCAAGAAACCGCTTGGCAATATCAACTTCAAACTCAACAGTTACAAGCGACCTTAGAAGAACTCAAAAATGCCCAGATGCAACTGATTCAAAGTGAAAAGCTATCAAGTTTAGGTCAAATGGTAGCGGGAGTTGCCCATGAAATTAATAATCCTAATAACTTTATTTATGCTAATATTTCCCATGCCAGAGGGTATGTTGATAATTTGGTAAATGCTTTAAATCAATGTCGAGAATTTAGTCCTGAAATGGCAGAGTTTGTCAGTCAAATCAGTGAAGAAATCGAATTAGATTTTATTCAAGAAGACTTTCCCCAGTTAATTGATTCTATGGAACAAGGCAGTGTGCGAATTCGCTCAATTGTTAATAGCTTAAAAGATTTTGCTCGTTTGGATGAATCGGAATTAAAATTTGTTGATTTAACAGAAGGGTTAGAAAGTAGTCTAAGTTTATTAGAACATAAAATGAATCAAATTAGTGTCCATAAAGAATATGAAAAAATTCCTAAAATTAATTGTTTTGCGGGTCAAATTAATCAAGTGTTTTTTCAAATTTTAAATAATGGGATTGATGCGGTTAAGGAGCGAGGTAAAGATGGAAAAATTACGATTAAAATTGCTAATAAAAACTTTGATTTTATCCAAATTATTATTCAGGATAATGGCTTAGGAATTCCCGATGACATTAAATCTCGGATTTTTGATCCTTTCTTTACAACAAAACCTGTAGGTCAAGGGACAGGAATGGGACTGGCTATCTGCTATCAAGTGATTGTTAAAGGTCATGGCGGGAAGTTGGAATTTAAGAGTCAAGACGGACAAGGAACAGAATTTATCATTGAGATTCCTTGCCAATAACATGATATTATCAGGGCAATTCCCCTTGAGGGCTAACCATGAACCCTTTTAATCATTATATCAGGCAACTATCAGGGAAAGTTCGGTTGCGAACAGTTTTAATTATTCCGTTTCTGCTACAAATTATTGTTGCGGTCGGATTAACAGGGTATTTATCCTATCGGAATGGACAAAAAGCAATTAATGATTTAGTCACGCAATTACAACAAGAAATTGCAAATCGGATTCAAGAACGTTTGGATAACTATTTAGCTAAACCTTATTTTTTAAATCAAATTAATGCAGAAGCCGTTCAATTGGGAATTTTAAATTTAAACAATTCTCAACTTTTAGAACAACGATTTTTTAAACAAATTCAATTATTAAAATCTATTCAAGGGATTTATTTTGCTAATCCTGAAGGAGAAATTGTTTTAGTTAATTATACTTCTTCTCAAGGATTTCTTTCTTTAATTAGTGAAAATTTTCCCAAACGAGCGATTTATCAATTAGATGAAAAAGGAAATCGAACTCAACGGATTGCTACTGATCTTTATGATGCTAAAACTCGACCTTGGTATCAACAAGCAATGCAAGCGAATCAAACAAAATGGAGTGGTGTTTATACTTTTTCCAGAGGAGATGTAGGAATTACTTTGGCTACACCGATTTATGATCAAACGGGTAATCTTAAAGGATTAATAGCGGTTGATTTACTATTAGAATTAATTGGAGATTTTTTACATAATATTAAAATTAGTCCTGCTGCTCAGACTTTTATTGTAGATGAGTTAGGACAATTAGTAGCCACTTCTACAGAAGAAAAACCCTATATTAAATCGGAAGAAAATCAAATCGCAAAACCCTTAAAAGCGATTGAAAGTTCTAATCAATTAACTCAATCAACGGTGAAATATTTAATTCAAAATTTTCATCAATTTAACCAAATTCAAACATTACAACAATTAGAATTTACTTGGAATGGACAAAAACATTTTCTACAAGTTCTTCCCTACAAAGATCAGTATGGTTTAAACTGGTTCGTCGTCGTGGTGATTCCTGAATCGGATTTTATGCAACATATCCATGAAAATAATCGCATTACTATTTTATTATGTTTAGGAGCGTTAGGACTGGCTATTATTTTAGGAATTATTACCAGTCGTTGGGTGAGTCAACCGATTTTTGAACTCAGTCAAGCGGCGGATGGGTTATCTAAAGGAAATTGGGGAACACCCATTCACCACAAACCCATTCATGAATTAAGACGGTTAGCGCAAGCGTTTAATCAAATGCGAATTCAGTTAAAACAATCTTATAATAAATTAGAAGAATATTCAAAAAGTTTAGAACAGAAAGTTGCAGAACGAACCCATGAATTAGAAGAAGCAAAACAAGCCGCAGATGCAGCAAATCGTGCTAAAAGTACCTTTTTGGCGAATATGAGTCATGAGTTAAGAACGCCATTAAATGCCATTTTAGGGTTTAGTCAATTGATGTCCCGCAACCCCACTTTTTCCCAAGGTTCTCAAGAGTTAAAGATTATTAATCGCAGTGGTGAACATTTATTAGAACTGATTAACGATATTTTAGATTTATCCAAAATAGAAGCGGGAAAAATTATATTAATTGAACAAAGTTTTGATCTTTATCAATTCTTGGATACCTTAGAAGGAATGTTGAAAATTAGAGCGACTTCTCAGGGACTTCAGTTTATAGTTCAATCTGGTGAGGAGGTTCCTCGGTATATTATTAGTGATGAGAAAAAATTACGTCAGGTGTTAATTAATTTATTGGGGAATGCGCTTAAATTTACGAAAAAAGGTCAAGTAATATTGCGGGTAAAACCCTTACCCTTTCAGGAACATTTACCTGGAGAAAACAGTAACAATCAACTGTATCTGAGTTTTGAAGTAGAAGATACTGGAATGGGAATTAGACCCGAAGAAATTCAGGATTTATTTAATGCTTTTGTGCAAACGGAATCCGGCAAAAAATCCCAACAAGGCACAGGGTTAGGGTTAGCAATTAGTCGAAAGTTTGTGCAGATGATGGGGGGAGATATTACCGTTAGTAGTCAATTTGGGGTGGGGAGTATTTTTCAATTTACAATATTGACAACTCAGGCAGAATTTTCAGAAAGTTCACGCCAGCAACCTCCAAGAAAAGTTATCGGTTTATTACCGAATCAACCCAACTATAAAATATTAGTTGTTGATGAAGTTGTTGAAAATCGGTTATTAGTGAAACGGTTATTAACAAACATCGGATTTGAAGTTCTTGAGGCTGAGAATGGGTTAGAAGCAATTCAAGTTTGGGAACAATATCAACCGCAGTTAATTTGGATGGATATGCGAATGCCTGTGATGGATGGATATACCGCAACTCGTCAGATTAAACAAAGACCCCAAGGAAAAAATACGGTGATTATTGCTTTAACGGCGAGTGCGTTACAGGATGAAGAACATATTATTTTAGAAGCCGGATGTGATGATATTGTCAGAAAACCTTTTCAAGAGGCGGAATTATTTGATAAAATGGCTCAATATTTGGGAATTCAATATATCTATGAAAACGAAAGTCCCCAGGATTCCCCATCGGTCAACTCAATTCAATCCTTAACGCCAGAAATGTTTCAGAAAATACCGTTAGCATGGGTTCAACAATTGCATCAGGCGGCGGTGAGTGGAGATGATAGCTGGGTTAGTGAGTTAATTCAACAAATTCCTGATTCTCAAGTAGAACTAGCAGAAATTCTGACATTATTAGTAGATGAATTTCGATTAGATACCATTAGTGATATCACAAAACTTGTAATTTAATTTTTTTAAAGTTATGACTCATTCTTCTGATTCTTCTCCTGCTCAACCTGTAGATATTTTAATCGTGGATGATACCCCCGATAATTTACGTTTGTTATCTTCCATGTTATTAGAACAAGGTTATAAAGTTCGCAAAGCCATGAATGGAAAACGCGCTATTCAAGCGGTGGAAGCGATTCTTCCTGATTTAATTTTATTAGATATTATGATGCCCGAAATGAATGGCTATGAAGTGGCAAAATTTCTGAAAGAGTCTGTTAATTATCAGGATATTCCCATTATATTTCTGAGCGCTTTAAATGATCCTTTAGATAAAGTGTTAGCGTTTGATGTCGGGGGAGTCGATTATATTAGTAAACCTTTTCATGTTCAGGAAGTGTTAGTTCGGGTGAAAACTCAATTGATGATTCGTCAACAACAAAAACAACTACAAGCACAAAATGAACAGTTAAAACAGGAAATTCAACACCGTCAAAATATAGAATCTAAATTAAGCTTGTTGATTCATGCCATATCCCAGGATTTAAAAAATCCGATGACAATAATCTTGAAAGGATTAAAAAGTTTACTGACCAAAAATTTAGTGTCAGATTCATCGGGTATTATTGTCCCTAGAGATATTATAGCACGGATGGTGAATAGTTGCGATCGCCAATTAACCTTGATTAATTCTTTAGTGGAAACAACGGATATCGAAATTCAAGGGGTTTCTTTAGAGTGTAAACCCCTGTCTATCTATACTTTCATTCAGACTTTAGTAGGAGATTGGCAACCGATTATTACCAAAAATCAAGCTTTATTAAAAAGTAATATTTCTCAAAATTTACCTTTAGTTAAAGCAGATTCTCACCAACTTTTGCGAATATTTGAACATTTATTTTCTAATGCAATTAAATATAACGATCCAGGGATTACTTTAACGGTTGCAGCCGAAGTAATTTCAGCAGAAAATCATCCGTCTTTCGTTCGCTGTACTGTTTCTGATAATGGGGTGGGAATTAATAGCGAAGATCTGGAAACTTTGTTTGACCTTTCTCAACGAGAAAACCATCTCAGCAAAATAAAAGGGTTAGGATTAGGTTTATATCTGTGTCGGCAAATTATTACCGCTCATGGGGGCAAAATTGGGGTAATTTCTAGTCCTAACCAAGGGGCAACTTTTTGGTTTACCCTTCCAGTTTGGCTCGAATAAATAGAGTAGAAAATCGGTAAAATCGAGGGCAATATTTTAAGGTATTGTTCTCGCTTTTACCGATTGAAATTCGATTAAATTCGCTTAAACACTAACACATTATCTTTTTCATAGGATAATTTAAAATTAGATTTTGCTTTCAATTGAGTGACATATTTTTCCCCTAAATCTTTTGTATCCGGCCAAGGATGGCGTAAATTTAAAATGACATAATCAAATTCTTTTAAATCAAAGTCCGGTGACACTTGATTCAGTAATTTAATGGTTTCTCGATGGGTGAAATGGGGTGCAAGTCGGTTATCGGTTAAAACGCCTCCTTTAGTTTGGATTTGGGTAACGGCATTTCGGGTTGCTGACCAATTATCAATGCGAGTAAAATAGCCTAAAACTTGGGTATGATCTCCCCATAATAAGAAGACTAAACTTGACCAAAGTACAATCCATTGGGGGAGTTTTGCATGGGGAATTGTGAACAGATGGGAGAAGTTAGAGAAGGTATTCTTCTGAAATTTATTCCATAAACCCCATAAACTATTCCCCAGTCCCGGTTTTTCTTCTGCTAAAGTTCTAATCATTACTAAGAATAAAAACGGTAACGCTGGGAGAGAATATTGATAGATTAAACTGCGTTGCATGGGGTCAACGGATAATATATTCAGTAATAAAGTTGGAATGGCGGGAATTAAAGCGATAAACTTTTGAGGATTTAACCACCAAATGACTGCTATACTAAATTCCAAGAAATAAACCCAAGTCTCGATAGATAATAATTTCCCGAAGACAAATTGAGGTTTAAAAAGAGTATTAACAACAACCTCTAAAACTGAATTTCCTAAATAGGGATAGCGAGAAACTCCGGCGGCTTCTTGACCACTATAAAAGGGAATCATAACTTGAGTCACCAGTAAAAACCAAGCAATTCCTAACGCAATGGCTATCATTCCAGAGAAACGACGTTGTTCAAAAAAGATTAACCACAAGCCAATGGCAATCACGGTTAAACTAAACACCGCTTTACAAGCTAAAATCCAAAGAATTGCTAGAATAAACCAGATAAATTTTTTCTGTTTAGCTGCTAAAATTGCTCCAAAAATTGCCGGAACTGCTAAAACATCGGGGTGAAAATCAAATAAATTAATATTAAAAATTTCAGGATACAGCAAATAAGCAATGGCAACCGCTAATGCTAATCGTTGATCTAATCCCGATAAACGCGCTAATTTCCAAGTAATTCCAGCCGCTGAAGCCAAGCAAATTGCCTGAACTAAAAATAACCAATAAACCGTTGGATATAGCTTGTATAAGAAGACTAAAGGATAGATAGCTAAGGCAGCATGATCGCCTAAAAAATGAAACCCTAAAAAGGAAGAAATAGGTTGACTTCCTTGGCTCATTAAGTATATAATTTGATCATAAATTCCTAAATCATAAGCTGTTGATTGAAATAAGAAATGACGCAGACTGCTATATAAAAATAGAATAATTGTGGCAATCGCTATAATTTTCCAAATCGAAAAGGAAAATAAGCCCTTCGTGTTAATGGACGTTGAAACTTCGGAATGGTCAGGGTAAGTTTGCATTTTGTTCATGATTCACACCGCAATTTAGTCTACCTGAGTTGTGAATCTTCTGAAACATTTGTCAAGGGGAATTCAGCAATGGGGATCAACCATCGTACTATGGTTATATCAAATAGTTCTTAAGAAAAGATGAAAGCAATTACACTTTTGGGTTCTACAGGTTCCATCGGGACTCAAACCTTAGACATTGTAGCAGAATCTCCCGAACAGTTTCGGATTGTCGGACTCGCCGCCGGACGGAATATCACCCTGTTAGCCCAACAAATTCGCGCCTTTCACCCTCAGATTGTTGCGATTTCAGATCCTGACCAATTACCGGACTTAAAAGCTCTCATCGCCGATATTAATCCCCAACCGATTTTGTTAGCTGGGGATGAGGGAATCATCGAAGTTGCTCGTTATGGAGACTCGGAAGCGGTTGTTACCGGAATCGTCGGTTGTGCGGGATTATTACCCACCATTGCCGCCATTGAAGCCGGAAAAGATATCGCCTTGGCTAATAAAGAAACTTTAATTGCTGGGGGGCCGGTTGTCAATCCGTTAATCGAAAAACATGGGGTTAAATTATTACCAGCAGACTCCGAACATTCAGCAATTTTTCAATGTTTACAAGGAGTACCCAAAGGAGGATTAAGGAAAATTATTTTAACCGCTTCTGGGGGTGCATTTCGAGATTGGCCTGTTGAGAAATTAAAAGACGTAAAAGTGGCGGATGCGATTACCCATCCTAACTGGTCAATGGGTAAAAAAATCACCGTTGATTCAGCAACAATGATGAATAAAGGATTAGAAGTGATTGAAGCGCATTTCTTGTTTGGATTGGATTATGATGATATTGAAATTGTGATTCATCCTCAAAGTATTATTCATTCTTTAATTGAATTACAAGATACCTCTGTTTTAGCTCAATTGGGTTGGCCGGATATGCGTTTACCGATATTATATGCCATGTCTTGGCCGGAACGAATTTATACAAATTGGGAACGTTTGGATCTCGTTAAAGCGGGAAGTTTAACCTTTAAAGCACCGGATGATCAAAAATATCCTTGTATGTCTTTAGCTTATGCTGCGGGCAGGGCTGGGGGTTCGATGCCTGCGGTTTTAAATGCTGCAAATGAACAGGCGGTTGCTTTATTTTTAGAGGAAAAAATTGAGTTTTTAGATATTCCTCGTGTGATTGAATTAACTTGCGATCGCCATCGAATTGATAACCGTCAAGACCCGACTTTAGAAGATATTATAGAAGCAGATCGTTGGTCAAGACAAGAAGTGATTGCAGCTTCTGAAAAAATTGGTCAAAAAGTTGCGGTTTAAGTTGTAATAAAAGGGGTAACTCGCTAAAAGTTGAATTGCTTTTATCAATTTCCTGAGATTACAAAACTTGTAGGGGTGAGGCGTGCCTCACCCCTACAAAGGGATCTAAGGATTTCTTAAGGTTTAATTCATTGTTGGCTTATAAATAATATGAATAATAAACTCATTGATGCCCTCATACAAATTATAGAAACCTTAACGCCAGAAGAATATCTGATTTTACAGAAAAAAATGCAAACATTAGATAAAAATAATATAAAAGAAATTCATAATCAAGGATTAAAAAAAGCAAAAAAGGGAGATAATAAAGGAGCTATTGAAAAGTTTAATCAGGTTTTAATGATTAAACCTGATAGTGTAGCAACTTATATTAGTCGAGGAGTTTGTTATTTGAAGTTAGGGAATCTTGAAAAAGCAATTCAAGATTGTGATAAAGCTATTGAAATCGACCCTAAGAATCCTATAGCTTATTATAACAAAGGTAATACTTTAAGAAAATTACAGAAAAATTTGTTAGCACTATCTAGCTACAATCAAGCTATAAATTATGATGAAAATAATGCTGAAGCCTACTATAATCGAGGATTAACCCATCAAGACTTAGGAAATATACAAAAAGCGATTGCTGATTTGGAGAAAGCAGCTAGTTTATTTCAAAATACAGGAAATATTGATTACTATTTAAAAGCTTTAGAGGCTGTTGAACGTCTTAAACATTTGAGTTAAAATCATAATTTTATCCTTTTTTATTATTGATTGTTGAAGTCGATATTTTCATAGAGATCAGCGATTAAAATTTGCGTTTCAAAGTTACTCAAGGATAGGGTAACATTGGGATCGTCGTATTCTGAAAAAATCCATTGATTGACAGCAGTTTTAACATAGTGTTCAACATGAATTCGATATTGATCGATGAGCAGATATTCTTGGAAAGTTGGAATGGTGCGATAGGAAGCAAATTTTTCGCTGCGATCATAGTTTTGGGTCGATTTAGATAGAACTTCCGCAATAAAGCAAGGATTTAATACCGTATCTTTGCGTCCGATTTGCAGTTCTAGGGGCTTTTGAAGTACCATTACATCAGGATAGGTATAGAGGCTAACTGTTGGAATCCAAAGGCGCTGATCTACATGGAAAGTTTCATAGGGTTTACGTCTCAGAGCAAGAGTTAAAATAATGTAGAGGTTTCCACTAATTTTGTTATGGTCGGGTGTTCCACCAGTCATCGGAATAATTTCTCCATTACGATATTCATTGCGGGTTTCGGAGGCAATTTCAAGTTCTAAATATTCTTCAGGGGTGTAGTTTTTTGTCTCAGTTTGAGCAATCATAGCAGGTTGACTCCTAATCGTTTAAGTTGTTGATTGATCCAAATAGTTGCTGTCTTTTCATTTGTTTCAATTGCTCGTTCTACTCCTATTTTAGCAATTTTGAGGAGTTTTTTAGATATCCTCTTTACTGTCTGTCCCCTGTTGTTCAAATTCTCTAATATTGATTATTAAAGTCGATATTTTCATAGAGATCAGCGATTAAAATTTGCGTTTCAAAGTTACTCAAGGATAGGGTAATATTGGGATCGTCGTATTCTGAAAACATCCATTGATTGACAGCAGTTTTAACATAATGTTCGACATGAATCCGATATTGATCAATGAGCAGATATTCTTGGAAAGTGGGAATGGTGCGATAGGAAGCAAATTTTTCACTGCGATCATAGTTTTGGGTCGATTTAGATAGAACTTCCGCAATAAAGCAAGGATTTAATACCGTATCTTTGCGTCCAGTTTGCAGTTCTAGGGGCTTTTGAAGTACCATTACATCAGGATAGGTATAGAGGCTAACTGCTGGAATCCAAAGGCGTTGATCTGTGATAAAAATGCGATAAGATTGACCTCTTAAGGCTAATTTGAGCAAAGTGTGAAGGTTTCCTGCAATTTCGTTATGGTCGGGTGTTCCACCAGTCATCGAAATAATTTCTCCATTACGATATTCATTGCGGGTTTCTGAGGCAATTTCAAGTTCTAAATATTCTTCAGGGGTGTAGTTTTTTGTCTCAGTTTGAGCAATCATAGTAGGTTGACTCCTAATAGTTTAAGTTGCTGATTGATCCAAATAATTGCTGTCTTTTTTGATCGTTCATTTTACTCCTATTTTAGCAATTTATAGGAGTTGTTTAGACATCCTCTTTACTGTCTGTCGCCTGTTGTTCAAATTCTCTAATAATGCTCCGAATATCATCTGCGGCAATATCAACTTGTTCAGATTTGGCGTAAATCGTCAGTAAAATAATTGCCGTTGCTGTTTTGATGTAGTAAATTAGACGGTAGCCACCACTTTTACCTTTTTGAATGTCGCTATTTCGGACTCTCAGCTTGAAGACTGCATAACCAACTTCCGGTATTTGATCTCCTGGTAACTCTCCCCTCTCAAGTTGTTCGATGATGGGTTGTATATCATTCCGAATACTGCGATATTTCTTAGCAAGAGTGCGTATATTTCGTTTGAATGTTGGCGAAACTTCAACTTGAATTAAAGGCTGCTCAGACATCTTCAATTCCTTCCCAAAGTTGAGCAACTGGAATAGTTTGTCCAGTCATTGCTTCCTGCCAAGCTTGACGAAAATCTGCTAAGACTTCTGCTTGAGATTTATCATTTAGATCTGTCTGTTCTGGAATTAGAACAATAACTTCTACACGGCTATTTTTATCTGTTAGGAGAGGATGATCTAAGGTTAGTTGTCCTTGATCATTAATCATTGCCATGACTTTAACTGCTTTCATTGCTACTCCAAAATGGTT comes from Planktothrix sp. FACHB-1365 and encodes:
- a CDS encoding GAF domain-containing protein, with amino-acid sequence MSILHLDAPYCSWPKNSMFSYCESEKLASIALSQDDIDQHQIQFYDLLNQINKEIISTLDLDKVLSSACQQLGQIIKCSRVSVLVKESNSEQEFMTRGEYNSGEYSSQLGIKLSVNDNRHLQVLLSQSQPLAVTKFQDFPGLGETTKALIDQLEIQSMLAIAVRYQGEVQGIIGLQQCDREREWQDWEIQLLDGIASPLAIAIHHAQLYQETRCKAEQEALLRLVINQIRSSLELNTILKTAVQGVRQVLNTDRVVIYQFIDGWQGEIKVEDYRVPWPSIFGDKITDNCFPEQHGNLYKNGRVRAINDIHQSDLDPCHLNFLAALQVRANLVVPILMGGETEQNQSNNQLWGLLIAHECSHPRYWKSWEIEGLQQLADQLAIAIKQAQLYTQVQETAWQYQLQTQQLQATLEELKNAQMQLIQSEKLSSLGQMVAGVAHEINNPNNFIYANISHARGYVDNLVNALNQCREFSPEMAEFVSQISEEIELDFIQEDFPQLIDSMEQGSVRIRSIVNSLKDFARLDESELKFVDLTEGLESSLSLLEHKMNQISVHKEYEKIPKINCFAGQINQVFFQILNNGIDAVKERGKDGKITIKIANKNFDFIQIIIQDNGLGIPDDIKSRIFDPFFTTKPVGQGTGMGLAICYQVIVKGHGGKLEFKSQDGQGTEFIIEIPCQ
- a CDS encoding ATP-binding protein, encoding MNPFNHYIRQLSGKVRLRTVLIIPFLLQIIVAVGLTGYLSYRNGQKAINDLVTQLQQEIANRIQERLDNYLAKPYFLNQINAEAVQLGILNLNNSQLLEQRFFKQIQLLKSIQGIYFANPEGEIVLVNYTSSQGFLSLISENFPKRAIYQLDEKGNRTQRIATDLYDAKTRPWYQQAMQANQTKWSGVYTFSRGDVGITLATPIYDQTGNLKGLIAVDLLLELIGDFLHNIKISPAAQTFIVDELGQLVATSTEEKPYIKSEENQIAKPLKAIESSNQLTQSTVKYLIQNFHQFNQIQTLQQLEFTWNGQKHFLQVLPYKDQYGLNWFVVVVIPESDFMQHIHENNRITILLCLGALGLAIILGIITSRWVSQPIFELSQAADGLSKGNWGTPIHHKPIHELRRLAQAFNQMRIQLKQSYNKLEEYSKSLEQKVAERTHELEEAKQAADAANRAKSTFLANMSHELRTPLNAILGFSQLMSRNPTFSQGSQELKIINRSGEHLLELINDILDLSKIEAGKIILIEQSFDLYQFLDTLEGMLKIRATSQGLQFIVQSGEEVPRYIISDEKKLRQVLINLLGNALKFTKKGQVILRVKPLPFQEHLPGENSNNQLYLSFEVEDTGMGIRPEEIQDLFNAFVQTESGKKSQQGTGLGLAISRKFVQMMGGDITVSSQFGVGSIFQFTILTTQAEFSESSRQQPPRKVIGLLPNQPNYKILVVDEVVENRLLVKRLLTNIGFEVLEAENGLEAIQVWEQYQPQLIWMDMRMPVMDGYTATRQIKQRPQGKNTVIIALTASALQDEEHIILEAGCDDIVRKPFQEAELFDKMAQYLGIQYIYENESPQDSPSVNSIQSLTPEMFQKIPLAWVQQLHQAAVSGDDSWVSELIQQIPDSQVELAEILTLLVDEFRLDTISDITKLVI
- a CDS encoding hybrid sensor histidine kinase/response regulator — translated: MTHSSDSSPAQPVDILIVDDTPDNLRLLSSMLLEQGYKVRKAMNGKRAIQAVEAILPDLILLDIMMPEMNGYEVAKFLKESVNYQDIPIIFLSALNDPLDKVLAFDVGGVDYISKPFHVQEVLVRVKTQLMIRQQQKQLQAQNEQLKQEIQHRQNIESKLSLLIHAISQDLKNPMTIILKGLKSLLTKNLVSDSSGIIVPRDIIARMVNSCDRQLTLINSLVETTDIEIQGVSLECKPLSIYTFIQTLVGDWQPIITKNQALLKSNISQNLPLVKADSHQLLRIFEHLFSNAIKYNDPGITLTVAAEVISAENHPSFVRCTVSDNGVGINSEDLETLFDLSQRENHLSKIKGLGLGLYLCRQIITAHGGKIGVISSPNQGATFWFTLPVWLE
- a CDS encoding DUF2079 domain-containing protein, coding for MNKMQTYPDHSEVSTSINTKGLFSFSIWKIIAIATIILFLYSSLRHFLFQSTAYDLGIYDQIIYLMSQGSQPISSFLGFHFLGDHAALAIYPLVFLYKLYPTVYWLFLVQAICLASAAGITWKLARLSGLDQRLALAVAIAYLLYPEIFNINLFDFHPDVLAVPAIFGAILAAKQKKFIWFILAILWILACKAVFSLTVIAIGLWLIFFEQRRFSGMIAIALGIAWFLLVTQVMIPFYSGQEAAGVSRYPYLGNSVLEVVVNTLFKPQFVFGKLLSIETWVYFLEFSIAVIWWLNPQKFIALIPAIPTLLLNILSVDPMQRSLIYQYSLPALPFLFLVMIRTLAEEKPGLGNSLWGLWNKFQKNTFSNFSHLFTIPHAKLPQWIVLWSSLVFLLWGDHTQVLGYFTRIDNWSATRNAVTQIQTKGGVLTDNRLAPHFTHRETIKLLNQVSPDFDLKEFDYVILNLRHPWPDTKDLGEKYVTQLKAKSNFKLSYEKDNVLVFKRI
- a CDS encoding 1-deoxy-D-xylulose-5-phosphate reductoisomerase, coding for MKAITLLGSTGSIGTQTLDIVAESPEQFRIVGLAAGRNITLLAQQIRAFHPQIVAISDPDQLPDLKALIADINPQPILLAGDEGIIEVARYGDSEAVVTGIVGCAGLLPTIAAIEAGKDIALANKETLIAGGPVVNPLIEKHGVKLLPADSEHSAIFQCLQGVPKGGLRKIILTASGGAFRDWPVEKLKDVKVADAITHPNWSMGKKITVDSATMMNKGLEVIEAHFLFGLDYDDIEIVIHPQSIIHSLIELQDTSVLAQLGWPDMRLPILYAMSWPERIYTNWERLDLVKAGSLTFKAPDDQKYPCMSLAYAAGRAGGSMPAVLNAANEQAVALFLEEKIEFLDIPRVIELTCDRHRIDNRQDPTLEDIIEADRWSRQEVIAASEKIGQKVAV
- a CDS encoding tetratricopeptide repeat protein yields the protein MNNKLIDALIQIIETLTPEEYLILQKKMQTLDKNNIKEIHNQGLKKAKKGDNKGAIEKFNQVLMIKPDSVATYISRGVCYLKLGNLEKAIQDCDKAIEIDPKNPIAYYNKGNTLRKLQKNLLALSSYNQAINYDENNAEAYYNRGLTHQDLGNIQKAIADLEKAASLFQNTGNIDYYLKALEAVERLKHLS
- a CDS encoding Uma2 family endonuclease, producing MIAQTETKNYTPEEYLELEIASETRNEYRNGEIIPMTGGTPDHNKISGNLYIILTLALRRKPYETFHVDQRLWIPTVSLYTYPDVMVLQKPLELQIGRKDTVLNPCFIAEVLSKSTQNYDRSEKFASYRTIPTFQEYLLIDQYRIHVEHYVKTAVNQWIFSEYDDPNVTLSLSNFETQILIADLYENIDFNNQ
- a CDS encoding Uma2 family endonuclease; the protein is MIAQTETKNYTPEEYLELEIASETRNEYRNGEIISMTGGTPDHNEIAGNLHTLLKLALRGQSYRIFITDQRLWIPAVSLYTYPDVMVLQKPLELQTGRKDTVLNPCFIAEVLSKSTQNYDRSEKFASYRTIPTFQEYLLIDQYRIHVEHYVKTAVNQWMFSEYDDPNITLSLSNFETQILIADLYENIDFNNQY
- a CDS encoding type II toxin-antitoxin system RelE/ParE family toxin — encoded protein: MSEQPLIQVEVSPTFKRNIRTLAKKYRSIRNDIQPIIEQLERGELPGDQIPEVGYAVFKLRVRNSDIQKGKSGGYRLIYYIKTATAIILLTIYAKSEQVDIAADDIRSIIREFEQQATDSKEDV